AATCTCAGGCTTCGCACGTTCGCGAACATGGCGACGGTCGAGATTCTCAACAACTGGCCCATGCCCACGCGGTACCCGGCGGCTATAGCGTGCGTCGCGGTCGACTAGTAACGGATCTCCTTTAGCTCGGCTAGGATACACCTCCTCCGTATTGTCGATGACATCGTCGTACTCAATGGGACGGCTTCGGCGGGGCATCTTGGGATGTGAGAGAGCGACGTGGGAAATAAACAAGTTAAGAGACGATTAAAATAGCGCTGGCCCTTGCACTTCACCACTTGCGAGAAAGGCACGCAGTTCGTATGAGGGTGTGGGGCCGGCGTTTGATGCTGTCAGTATGCCGCGTACCCCACGGTGGGAGAAAACAACAATTGGTGGAAGCACCGTGGCTGCTGGATTGCTGCGTGTAATTTTAGAAGAAAGAGCAGGAAATCGTGATCATTGCATTGCAGTGGAGAGATGGAATGTGACAGCTGAGATGCTGGATGGGCTGGTGAACTGTTCGCCTGCCTGAAACGAACCCCGCGGCTGTGCCAGCTGATGTCACACCGCAGTAGTTTGGCTGGTGAGGCACCATCCCTTTTGTACCTACAGGCTACAGTTTCTCTTTGTGCGTCCGAAACGCGCAAACACTGCATCTTTAAAACCTATTGGATGTTTGCTGATTGTCCCGTAAACAGAGGGAAAGCAGATTTCCTACCACGAACCAGATTTCAGTATTTGGATCGCCACTCATGGAAGTACCATACTCTGCCTTGTTACGGAGTCCGGCCCTCATCAAATATTTCCAAGATTTACATTTACTTGTTTGCTCATCCTATAACTCCAATCACCTTCTTCACTCTTCCAATACCGTCATACCCGTATGCAGGTGCTGACCGCAGCACGTGCCGCCGCGTCGTCATTGTCGACGACACGGCCGAACACAGCCGAACATGGCCTAAATCCACCAGGTCCAAGTTACAAGAGTATTCTGGCGGTATGAGGAAAAGGCACGTGCTCATATTATCGCAGAATCAATCAGAGGGCACTCTTTCCAAGTCAAAAAGAGTACTGGAACCTCGTGGCTGTTTCTTGGTAATGTCCGTTGATAAAATATCAGGCGGGCAAAAGATCCTGAGTAGAGCGTATCACTATGCGAGATCATAAAACTGCGACTCTCGTGAGTATCAACTAAGAGAATATGAGATCATCATTTGAAGTCTTTCTCAAATCCAATGACGGGAAGGAGCCTCAGTCTTTATTCACATTAGTGGGAAGAGTACTATGTACTCGAGTAGCACGGCCAACACCGAGGAAGCGATGTTCTTTTACCGTAAATGGTGAGCCGATCGAAAGAGTTTCATCATTCTCATCGGTAGTAGCTCCGGGAAGTTTGGAGAACTTCACCCAAAGCTGAGCCGCGTTTGTCCCTTTTCTGATTTGCCTCGCCCGCCGCGAGGTTTCGAGCGGGAATTTGGTGGAGCCGCCCTGTTTGGTAATTGCGATGTTTGGGAATTCCTGGCAGCTTGCATTTCCTCAGTTTCAAGATCCTTCGCATAATGCCAGTCATTGtgttcctcctccccatcaatCTGTATGGCCTTTCCGCATCGAGGGCAGTTGTAGACGCTCCAAGTAGATAGCTCTGCCTGGTCCGAGAGTAAAACATCTTCAAACAACTGGACATTGTCAGGCTTGAATTCCGACGCATCTGCTGTTTGATCCTGTTCAGAGGAGCCAACCGTCCCGTTGGCTTCCGGCTGCTTGTTGAAAAATCGCCCCAGTCCGTTGTCTTCAAGCTTCCTCCGCTTCTTGGCTGATTGTTCATGTTCAGTTGATAACTCATCCATCGTATGGTTCCGGCCAGGGGGTGCCAAATTCTTTGCCTGATCGCCTCGTAGTAGGAAACCATCAATTGCTTGGTTTTTGGACACCCCGTCCTCGAAACCACCGGCACTCAAAGAAAGATTTGCACAGGGCCATGCGCTCCCATCTGTAGCAACCTGTCTAAGCAGCGTCTTGCCAAGATCAAATAGTAGGTCTTCGTCAATTGTAGCTGATCCGGGGATGGGCAGTTGTCGGGATTTCACCTGAACGCCTTGCCGATGGTGCAACGCAGCAGTTTTCGGTCGACGCTTATGCTCAAGCACGCCTTCTTCAATGAGGCGACCATATATGTCCGCTGCGAAGATACGCAGCCACTTGTCGGCTTGGTCGAGATTGTTTATACTCGGCCTGAACGATTTTGCGGAAAGCATGGACTTGATTTGCGTTCGGGGGTTGACCTCACTTCGGTCCTCTCCACGAATTATCCCGTAAAGCCAGGCTGCCGTATCATCACTCAACTTGGCACGGAATTGTTCCAGGGACACACCAAGGAGGTCGCTGACTTGTTCTGTTCCAAACGCAGCACTGACTTGGTCACCCAATTTGCCCCCAAGCATTCGAATTTTGGTGAACTTGAAACCACCAAGGAAGTTCTGGATAGCACGATTCCTGACAATTGTTTGCTTGTTGGGTTTATTTGTCGCGCTCCCCAGCTTGGCCATCATTTTGTTCTTAGCAAGTCCCGCGGAACATGTGTAACTGAGCGTATCCCAGACAGCTGTTCTGACTGATCGAATAATCTCAGCCCCAATAAGcatggcgatatcatcccAGTCTGGGTCATCGACCTCTGTCTCGTTCTCATCCAAGTCAACCAGACAGTCCTCCGTGTTCCATTCCAGTGCAGTAGTGGGTGGACAAGGCAACGGTGCAACTCGATCATCACCGTTCGGCTTTTCACGTAATTCGGGATATCGCTGGAGCAGGATGCCAAACACCAATGGTGAGAGGTCGATAAAGACCTCGTCGATGCTCGCTTTCTCGACAAGTGCTTCCTGTATTTTGTTCTGGCTACCCAGTCCCAGCTGACCCCCACTTATCCCGGTATACCAGCCCGCTAGCTTCTCCTTAATCACCTTCAAGGTCTTCCGCGACTCCGCCCGGTACGGGTCAAGGCAAACCTTGTCCGTTCCCACGTTTTTCCATGCATCCTCTCTATACGCCCACTTTCCGCCCTCCCCCTCCCGAAACGTAGCAACATGCTGAAGAACAATATCCGGGCACTTGACCCTCGCGTCCTTCGCAGAGATCATCCGTGTGATTCCAAAATCTCGCGCTGGGTAATTGATCGCAATCAACGAGTCCCATTGCCGCACTGCGAGTGGTGTCTCGCGCGGTGTTCCCAGTCGGACCATTTCACATTGTGCATAAAAGGCATCGAGGTCAATATGCGCTATTATCCGGAGTTGAGACGCGGTCGACGCTTGTCGGAGGAGATAGAACTGGCGATAGGTGCAGCGAGAATGAGGCTTTGCGGAATCGCGGGACGCCCGCAACGCGGGGAGTTCTGGGGACAAGCGAGACATGGTGATAGGGCGTACATAGCGGATATaactatgtatatatactctGGGAGTAAATATAGCAAGACGATGACTTAGATTGCATGGTCGGGGGCCCTTGAGCGGCCAGGCACCTGAATTTTGCGGAGAGGATTCCTGACGTTGTCGAGTTCTATTCCCAAGATCTTAATTTTCCTAATCGGGTTAGGCCCTTTTTACTCCAGCTCCATGGTCTATTAACTTCTTAACATGGCTACGACTGTATTACATTCCTTTTTCCGAAATAGGATATTCTGTGGCTTATTTCACTTACTTAGAACAATTGTACGGAGCTCTGTAGAAACGATGTGTGGCGTCAAAAGTAAGTGTAGTAAATTTTCTTAGTAAAGTCTCATGAGTTTAACTATGTAACACTCGCTGGGTGGCGGCTTCCTATCGAGGTGTCGTCCAGCTTCGTGCTTTCCTACATGGTATCGAGGTAGGCCCTGCAGTCAGTTCTAGTGGCACGAGCAGCCCACGATCCTCCCTGGTCGCCATATCTAgaaggaaggcgaagaccaGTAAGGTGCTTCCTATACTGGACAACCctccatcgcgccttcctaAACTTGGGTATTCCTCTCTCCAGTTACAGGATAAGTGCGATGCACTCCATCTGTTCCTGCCTAACCCGCTCCACCTTAGCGGGAGCAAAATCGTGAGCGCCAATAGTTTGCTGACCACAAGGGACGGCCAAAACGGCGCGATGCTATATTACTTGAATATTGGATTTCTACCAGAGATATCCAGGGTAGGGCAGCCACTGAAGATACCTACGCATACCTTGTACCACGGTAAACCGATTTCGAACCAGGCGTATCGAGTAGACAATAATCGGGCCTAGCATCTCAGCCATCGTCTGACTGTTGACATCAAATCGTTTCCACACGTGTCAGGTATGCGCCCTGGCAATTCATCAAATGGTCGGTGAATCGGGGCCACTTCCTGACTTGCGCCAGGCGTGTCAAAGCTTCCGAAGGGTTCAGATGATCTCATTTTGGTACCATGGAAAAGTCAAAGAAAGCTGACTTTGCGGACAGGCGTCATTATGAGAAAAGATCCTCCCATCCCAGACAACAGGTCCCATGGGCATGAGCTGCACCAAATGCCATTTCCTGCGGTGGCTAACTGGTCAAAACCGGTGCCTCGGGAAGCGTAAACGAGACGTGGAGGTATGGGACCGTATCCACACGCGGGCCGCACGGCTTGGGCCTTCGCGCTGTCGAGGAGGCTTACGGGAGACATAACGAAGTGTATCTTGGGCGCAGAAGCCACCTGGCTTGACATCATTCGAACAAAGGATGCGTCTTACTGCTTCGTCGGCGTGCTCCGCGAGAAGTAGGGGAGTATCATGAAATGAAATGAGCAAATTGTGCTGACAGTGATGCACAAGCTTGACCAGCTGGTGATATTGTGATAGCCGGgcgggaagagaaggataAAGGCGATATGGCGTGGCCATCTGTAATCTCACAGCTGGTGAGAGCGCATTGGTTAGCTAAACAATGCTAGTTTGCCCCATGCCAAAGAATAGTAATGAGCTTAATGAGAAGACATCAGATCAGGACCAGTATTTAGCTTAGTGTTGTCACCCGAACAAAGGATATCCTCGCCAGAAAGCGATTGGAGAACCAACGCAAGGCTGAGGCCAGGACCCAGCAAAGTGGACGGCCCGGCCGGGTTGGAGCCTTGGTTCGCGACCGCAATAGAATCTATAACGTTAAATGGCCTGGTTGATTACTGGACAACGGAGATCAAGGAAACCGGGCCATTCGAGACGGCGGCAGGGAAAAATTATGGAGGAAACTGACGTCTGACGAGTGCCCAAGTCGCCACACGCATGACTGCCCAATGCCCAAACGTCGCGTCCGGCGCCTCACTGGCTGGACCCCAAAAAATTGCTGCCACCTCACGAGTCACGGCTTGAGGCAGCCTGAAGCGAGCAACAATTACTTCGCGGATAGATATAAGCTCTTCATCATGCAGAGTTCACTGTATCTGCATATtgtttttataatagtatatgCGCCCCGCATCAAGAAGTCGATAATGATTCCTCAG
This genomic interval from Aspergillus puulaauensis MK2 DNA, chromosome 7, nearly complete sequence contains the following:
- the RAD30 gene encoding DNA-directed DNA polymerase eta (BUSCO:EOG09261801;~COG:L;~EggNog:ENOG410PFN6;~InterPro:IPR017961,IPR036775,IPR043128,IPR001126, IPR041298,IPR043502;~PFAM:PF00817,PF18439,PF11799;~go_function: GO:0003684 - damaged DNA binding [Evidence IEA];~go_process: GO:0006281 - DNA repair [Evidence IEA]), which gives rise to MSRLSPELPALRASRDSAKPHSRCTYRQFYLLRQASTASQLRIIAHIDLDAFYAQCEMVRLGTPRETPLAVRQWDSLIAINYPARDFGITRMISAKDARVKCPDIVLQHVATFREGEGGKWAYREDAWKNVGTDKVCLDPYRAESRKTLKVIKEKLAGWYTGISGGQLGLGSQNKIQEALVEKASIDEVFIDLSPLVFGILLQRYPELREKPNGDDRVAPLPCPPTTALEWNTEDCLVDLDENETEVDDPDWDDIAMLIGAEIIRSVRTAVWDTLSYTCSAGLAKNKMMAKLGSATNKPNKQTIVRNRAIQNFLGGFKFTKIRMLGGKLGDQVSAAFGTEQVSDLLGVSLEQFRAKLSDDTAAWLYGIIRGEDRSEVNPRTQIKSMLSAKSFRPSINNLDQADKWLRIFAADIYGRLIEEGVLEHKRRPKTAALHHRQGVQVKSRQLPIPGSATIDEDLLFDLGKTLLRQVATDGSAWPCANLSLSAGGFEDGVSKNQAIDGFLLRGDQAKNLAPPGRNHTMDELSTEHEQSAKKRRKLEDNGLGRFFNKQPEANGTVGSSEQDQTADASEFKPDNVQLFEDVLLSDQAELSTWSVYNCPRCGKAIQIDGEEEHNDWHYAKDLETEEMQAARNSQTSQLPNRAAPPNSRSKPRGGRGKSEKGQTRLSFG